One window of Halorubrum sp. CBA1229 genomic DNA carries:
- a CDS encoding TOMM precursor leader peptide-binding protein: protein MSNITPETEFYVPEYVEFVRIDESKAIISMPLSKKEMRGASVDLVEHVIALGRDGSTVSEVNQETDVSTETISALLSQLETADIIHKTHPEYDFWDWLVDSPPKARRSVQEATIGLLESDCSSTFHNFHVESTTFCLSSISDITEKTDDLDILVTGSIGAYPEFHQAVAEEVQEMTLPWLPVRLVGTEVRLGPLSGVGKPCYNCYRKRLLASASNPEVHSRKMVSREEHSNQPPYPEAAHQLLTSQARLEIHSVLTDELRPTTDGSVLFTEIQTLESNIEDVLKLPGCEICGTN from the coding sequence TTTGTTCGTATTGATGAGTCAAAAGCGATTATTTCTATGCCACTCAGTAAGAAAGAGATGCGTGGTGCTTCAGTTGATCTTGTGGAGCATGTTATTGCGTTGGGTAGAGATGGGTCGACCGTCTCAGAGGTCAATCAGGAGACTGATGTCTCTACTGAAACTATTTCGGCTCTTTTGTCACAATTGGAGACTGCGGATATTATCCACAAGACCCACCCAGAATACGACTTTTGGGATTGGTTAGTTGATTCTCCCCCAAAAGCACGAAGATCTGTCCAAGAAGCGACGATCGGGCTCCTTGAATCGGATTGTTCGTCTACGTTTCATAACTTCCATGTGGAGTCAACAACTTTCTGCTTAAGCTCAATATCCGACATTACAGAAAAAACAGATGATCTTGACATATTAGTCACCGGGTCAATTGGTGCCTATCCAGAATTCCATCAGGCAGTGGCAGAGGAAGTTCAAGAGATGACTCTTCCTTGGTTACCGGTGAGGTTAGTTGGTACTGAGGTTCGACTCGGTCCACTGTCAGGGGTTGGGAAACCATGTTACAACTGTTATCGTAAACGGTTGTTAGCAAGTGCTTCAAATCCAGAGGTACACTCAAGAAAGATGGTTTCTCGCGAAGAACACAGCAACCAACCACCTTACCCTGAGGCTGCTCATCAACTGTTAACCTCACAGGCAAGGTTAGAGATCCATTCGGTACTAACTGATGAACTAAGACCAACGACTGACGGTTCAGTGTTGTTTACCGAAATTCAGACGTTGGAATCAAACATAGAAGATGTACTGAAATTGCCGGGGTGTGAGATTTGCGGAACGAATTAG
- a CDS encoding YcaO-like family protein: protein MEPQAMITAIGEAIERYCLSMTNLSDFEFGAYSEFSEIAVPPAAFNMFSESQLSQRGLSERILNEGKYHWTATREITSGDRRLVPGQLIYLPFNHNTVFRSPISTGAATGTGYLGACYRAICEIIERECLMITYLNKLSVPHIDKSTIPDEAKTYHNILKSRGRTVYLLNISLDQPVPTCLAIAVDSESRPALSLGLGCDWNMGDAVRDALREALQISDWEVEDLNKPPSPSDIDSVEERARFWAPDERISDIRFWLTPTDEIAVEDCREATDKNPLETILRYLNKRDYECYIADVTTSDVAQYGFKTVKAIIPEMHPMHLREKFRYLGGNRLYELPVEIGLSNIKNTEDELNQVPQPFL, encoded by the coding sequence ATGGAGCCCCAGGCAATGATTACTGCGATTGGAGAAGCAATCGAACGCTACTGCCTGTCAATGACTAATTTATCTGACTTTGAGTTTGGTGCGTATTCCGAGTTTTCAGAGATTGCAGTCCCACCGGCCGCATTCAATATGTTTTCTGAATCACAATTATCTCAGCGAGGGTTGTCGGAACGTATACTGAATGAAGGGAAGTACCACTGGACTGCAACCAGAGAAATAACTTCTGGCGACCGGAGACTAGTGCCCGGCCAGCTTATTTATCTTCCATTCAATCATAATACAGTATTTCGCTCTCCGATCTCAACGGGTGCCGCTACTGGAACAGGATATCTAGGTGCATGTTATCGCGCAATTTGTGAGATTATAGAAAGAGAATGCCTAATGATAACCTATTTGAATAAACTTTCGGTTCCCCATATAGACAAATCTACTATTCCTGATGAGGCTAAGACATATCATAATATATTGAAATCTCGTGGAAGAACAGTATATTTGCTCAATATCTCTTTAGACCAACCAGTTCCAACCTGCTTGGCAATAGCAGTTGATAGTGAAAGTAGGCCAGCTCTCAGTCTGGGATTGGGATGTGATTGGAACATGGGAGATGCCGTTAGAGATGCGCTTCGTGAAGCTCTCCAAATCAGTGATTGGGAGGTCGAAGATCTGAATAAACCGCCATCCCCCTCTGACATCGACTCAGTTGAGGAACGTGCTCGGTTTTGGGCACCTGATGAGAGAATCTCAGATATTCGGTTTTGGTTGACGCCCACCGATGAGATCGCTGTCGAAGATTGTCGTGAAGCAACGGACAAAAACCCGTTAGAGACGATACTCAGATATCTCAATAAGCGTGATTATGAGTGTTATATCGCAGATGTAACGACCTCAGATGTAGCACAGTATGGGTTTAAGACTGTGAAGGCAATTATTCCAGAAATGCATCCAATGCATTTGCGAGAAAAATTTCGATATCTTGGTGGGAATAGACTTTATGAACTTCCGGTCGAGATCGGTCTATCGAATATAAAAAATACAGAAGACGAACTCAATCAAGTTCCACAGCCATTCCTATGA
- a CDS encoding SagB/ThcOx family dehydrogenase, translating to MTSRKRIAGDFLYEVYHENSKNFELEALDDVPDSWTEIEYKTYDSTESIPLSDVDGDIGNLISQRRSTDEFDSGPLELEQVSQLLGTSMGITTNQEDPNDQRRAYPSAGARYPVEAYIFANSVNGLDEAVYHINTLDNKLERVNKYSSDYSLDFISGEESNEAPLIVFLSAVFHRSTEKYASRGYRYTILEAGHIMQNLCLVATELDLACRPYGGFIEDTADEFLELPERETTIYVGLISSTK from the coding sequence ATGACATCACGAAAACGCATTGCTGGCGATTTCTTATATGAGGTTTATCACGAGAACAGTAAAAATTTCGAGCTTGAGGCACTTGACGACGTGCCTGACAGCTGGACGGAGATTGAGTACAAAACATATGATAGCACAGAATCTATTCCGCTATCAGATGTTGATGGAGATATTGGTAATTTGATTTCTCAACGGAGGTCTACAGATGAGTTTGATTCCGGACCACTTGAATTAGAACAGGTATCACAATTACTTGGAACATCGATGGGGATTACGACCAATCAAGAAGATCCGAACGATCAACGCAGAGCCTACCCATCTGCGGGCGCCAGATATCCAGTCGAAGCATATATTTTTGCCAACTCTGTCAATGGCTTAGATGAAGCAGTATATCATATTAACACACTCGACAATAAACTTGAAAGAGTCAACAAGTATTCCTCTGATTATTCTTTAGATTTTATTTCAGGGGAAGAATCAAATGAGGCACCGCTGATTGTGTTCCTATCTGCTGTATTCCACCGATCAACAGAAAAATATGCATCTCGTGGGTACCGATATACAATTCTTGAAGCAGGGCACATAATGCAGAACCTCTGTCTTGTGGCAACAGAACTTGACTTAGCGTGCCGTCCCTACGGGGGTTTCATCGAGGATACTGCAGATGAATTTTTAGAGTTACCAGAACGGGAGACAACCATATATGTTGGATTAATTAGCTCCACAAAATAA
- a CDS encoding aminoglycoside phosphotransferase family protein: MSGNPDIIISDAVTALGDGVELVSSEKIKKGLNTLYRLELDRYNEQTAILKIYDFNDDSRYAQKELRLYKYLSEKTTIPVPGVLAAGISTTSSPPWILMTAIPGDEFNKTELPSDEIVPSIINQAGKYLGELHQKITFESYGRLEFSEESFQSSGCYQSWEEELESFIEMGTRGITNKRFSQYPDRVRTAMTELSPILKSDPTPVLMHQDYRLGNMIFEQKQDGGQITGILDWERSIPGHSEYDLCSSGYLLIDRLYSDSHLRRVLREEFFSGYCEEKPIPDSLASKKRFSLYRAVNILLLMRAFEDIWGTYDKSRQNEAANRLLRDMEDTLSNLPD, encoded by the coding sequence ATGAGTGGCAATCCGGATATAATAATTTCGGATGCAGTAACAGCTCTCGGTGATGGAGTGGAGTTGGTCTCTTCTGAGAAGATTAAGAAGGGCCTGAATACGCTGTATCGGCTCGAGCTGGATCGGTATAACGAACAAACTGCTATTTTAAAAATATACGACTTTAATGACGATTCCCGATATGCACAAAAGGAATTACGCCTATATAAGTATCTCTCGGAGAAAACAACAATCCCAGTCCCCGGTGTCCTTGCGGCAGGAATTTCTACCACATCTTCACCGCCATGGATACTGATGACGGCGATACCCGGTGACGAGTTTAATAAAACTGAGTTACCATCTGATGAAATAGTACCATCAATAATTAACCAAGCAGGCAAGTATCTAGGCGAATTGCATCAGAAAATTACGTTTGAGTCCTATGGACGACTTGAGTTTTCTGAAGAGTCTTTCCAGAGCAGTGGTTGCTACCAATCGTGGGAGGAAGAGTTAGAATCGTTCATTGAAATGGGGACAAGAGGAATTACGAACAAGAGATTTAGCCAATATCCAGACCGTGTGCGTACGGCCATGACCGAGTTATCTCCTATACTAAAATCAGATCCGACTCCGGTACTTATGCATCAAGATTACCGGCTTGGAAATATGATTTTTGAACAAAAACAGGACGGTGGGCAGATAACCGGTATTCTTGACTGGGAAAGATCAATCCCAGGGCACTCGGAGTATGATTTATGTAGTTCAGGGTACCTGCTGATAGACCGCTTATATTCTGACTCCCATCTACGTAGAGTGCTACGAGAGGAGTTCTTTAGCGGATACTGTGAGGAGAAACCAATACCGGACTCTTTAGCCTCAAAAAAACGCTTTTCACTTTATCGAGCGGTAAACATACTCCTCCTAATGCGGGCGTTTGAGGATATTTGGGGTACTTATGACAAGTCCAGACAAAATGAAGCCGCAAACCGATTGCTGCGCGATATGGAAGACACACTTTCAAATCTTCCTGACTAA
- a CDS encoding HalOD1 output domain-containing protein: protein MVPSIPRDSDPSPDLVVKIVETLEVHGLPSDSYQLHDAVDVEALEQLLASSAGDVEVRFTVEGIQLAVTHDGVDVLLDEPAGAPDQ from the coding sequence ATGGTGCCCTCCATCCCGAGAGACTCAGATCCATCCCCCGATCTAGTCGTTAAAATCGTCGAGACGTTGGAAGTCCACGGGCTCCCCAGCGATTCGTATCAGCTCCACGACGCCGTCGACGTCGAGGCACTCGAACAGCTTCTCGCCTCCTCAGCCGGCGATGTCGAGGTCCGGTTCACTGTGGAAGGGATTCAGCTCGCTGTCACCCACGACGGCGTCGATGTCCTTCTCGACGAGCCAGCCGGGGCACCGGACCAGTAG
- a CDS encoding DNA-binding protein, protein MSSNNSSRKVVTVDEQAFERTEDAGVDEDGFEVVDDKPEFRATVQQETQAKVDSNHPDGIVQDFSHLPLAQEEKIRAREAELEHISAQAELGTQDGRAKRTREVVTERRQRKRAERTPERTDPRERLSRMELAKVNQEADRIAQRLRTDHSRAAVSRVLARRVARGQDITEAVFATMDELKAAPGAICPIEDVPDVPTDEVSIEGEIVKLWPPSDSAIAQVGLIADDTAATKFTVWRKSDCTAVAEGERVRLREAKVNWHQGRWSLALTYNSMIVFPDRDDRWWEE, encoded by the coding sequence ATGTCTAGTAACAACTCGAGTCGCAAGGTCGTTACGGTGGATGAACAGGCGTTCGAACGAACCGAAGACGCCGGCGTCGACGAGGACGGCTTCGAGGTCGTTGACGACAAGCCGGAGTTCCGGGCGACGGTCCAGCAGGAAACGCAGGCGAAGGTGGATTCCAACCACCCAGACGGCATCGTCCAGGACTTCTCGCACCTGCCCCTCGCGCAGGAAGAGAAGATTCGCGCCCGGGAAGCCGAACTGGAGCACATCAGCGCCCAGGCGGAACTCGGCACCCAAGACGGGCGGGCGAAGCGAACTCGCGAGGTCGTCACCGAACGGCGGCAGCGCAAGCGGGCGGAACGCACCCCCGAGCGGACGGATCCGCGCGAGCGCCTCTCCCGGATGGAGCTGGCGAAGGTGAACCAGGAAGCAGACCGGATCGCCCAGCGGCTTCGGACGGACCACAGTCGAGCAGCCGTCTCTCGGGTGCTCGCGAGGCGGGTCGCACGGGGGCAGGACATCACCGAGGCGGTGTTCGCGACGATGGACGAACTGAAGGCGGCTCCCGGCGCCATCTGCCCGATCGAGGACGTCCCGGACGTGCCGACCGACGAGGTGAGCATCGAAGGCGAGATCGTGAAACTCTGGCCTCCGAGCGATTCAGCCATAGCCCAAGTCGGTCTCATCGCAGACGACACCGCGGCGACGAAGTTCACCGTGTGGCGCAAGAGTGACTGTACGGCCGTCGCTGAAGGCGAGCGAGTGCGGCTTCGAGAAGCGAAGGTCAACTGGCACCAGGGGCGCTGGTCGTTGGCGCTGACCTACAACAGCATGATCGTCTTCCCGGATCGCGACGACCGCTGGTGGGAAGAATAG
- a CDS encoding DEAD/DEAH box helicase: protein MAQNTQFPISTIKQAIRDIQECQPFVTTTDIAEEVGCTPETARHKLIELTDRGLLTSCRVGARAKVWFAPQWITIDGDESSTNQPPDTPADSGIPPSEPNNKESTQGTPEATAPNDPEPSAENVLFFPSRREIVVDSPTDKTQQILAQTAHLIDSTGDGYLYKIDETDIWNAPYDSFPDLRSDLIKLIGEDRWDGGFESRIHDDWDRAHQFHLHTHSDGYTILKARDADVFENVAKRNLEYGDHYTEFLSDTELRVTTDSEAAVKETLYEEGYPVIDQRRLEEGAKLDIQLTQDITLRDYQEEWVKQFEGRRAGVFVGPSGSGKTIAALGVMKRIGGEALIIVPNRELAQQWTDELLEKTSLRRGQVGQYHGGTKQIRPVTIATYDIAAMSRHRELFNERDWGLVIADECHHSVASTWKRFREIQSKARLGLSATPVREADDPKEIYTLIGPPIGTDWGSLFADGWVEKPSVELIAVPWASDTARDRYQRASGSKQLIEAARNPQKIPVIDTLLDDHSDQKTLIFVDWIRQGKELASELNIPFVYGETSHDQREEMYEQFRAGEINALIVSRVGDEGIDLPDAEIAVLASTMGSSRSQTGQRAGRTMRPLGDATVYIILTKGSGEEDWGRESTQYLSEKGVDVTKTSWETLKTDG, encoded by the coding sequence ATGGCTCAAAACACACAGTTTCCCATCAGCACAATTAAACAAGCAATTCGAGATATCCAAGAGTGTCAGCCCTTCGTTACCACAACGGACATCGCTGAGGAAGTCGGTTGCACACCGGAAACAGCACGACACAAACTGATCGAACTCACCGACCGAGGTCTCCTCACCTCCTGTCGAGTAGGTGCTCGAGCAAAGGTCTGGTTCGCCCCGCAATGGATTACGATAGATGGGGACGAATCTTCCACGAATCAACCACCAGACACACCAGCCGATTCGGGTATCCCTCCATCAGAACCTAACAACAAAGAGTCGACACAAGGCACACCTGAGGCGACTGCTCCAAATGACCCTGAGCCAAGCGCAGAAAACGTCTTGTTCTTCCCTAGTCGGCGCGAAATTGTCGTGGACTCACCGACAGACAAGACCCAACAAATCCTCGCCCAAACCGCTCATCTTATCGACTCGACTGGCGATGGATATCTCTACAAAATCGATGAGACAGATATCTGGAACGCTCCTTACGACTCATTCCCCGACCTCCGCAGTGACCTGATCAAACTCATCGGTGAGGACCGATGGGATGGCGGCTTCGAAAGCCGCATCCACGACGACTGGGATCGAGCCCATCAGTTCCATCTTCACACCCACTCGGACGGATACACCATCCTCAAGGCCCGCGACGCAGACGTCTTCGAGAACGTCGCCAAACGGAATCTTGAGTACGGTGACCACTATACCGAATTTCTCTCAGATACCGAGCTTCGAGTGACCACTGACAGCGAAGCTGCGGTCAAGGAGACTCTCTACGAAGAAGGATACCCGGTCATCGACCAGCGCCGCCTCGAGGAAGGAGCCAAGCTCGATATCCAGTTGACCCAGGATATCACACTCCGCGATTACCAGGAAGAGTGGGTCAAGCAGTTCGAAGGCCGCAGAGCCGGTGTGTTTGTCGGTCCCTCTGGGAGTGGAAAGACAATCGCCGCACTCGGGGTAATGAAACGTATTGGTGGAGAGGCGCTTATTATCGTACCGAACCGTGAACTGGCACAACAGTGGACTGACGAGCTTCTTGAGAAGACATCGCTACGGCGCGGCCAAGTTGGCCAGTACCATGGTGGCACGAAGCAGATTCGACCAGTAACGATCGCCACCTACGATATCGCGGCGATGAGCCGTCATCGTGAGCTGTTCAACGAACGTGACTGGGGGCTCGTTATCGCTGACGAGTGCCACCACTCGGTGGCATCAACGTGGAAGCGATTCCGTGAGATTCAGTCGAAAGCACGACTTGGCCTCTCTGCAACGCCAGTCCGAGAAGCCGACGATCCGAAGGAAATCTATACGCTCATCGGGCCGCCAATTGGCACCGACTGGGGATCACTATTCGCCGACGGCTGGGTTGAGAAACCGTCTGTGGAACTCATCGCTGTCCCCTGGGCAAGCGATACGGCTCGCGACCGTTATCAGCGTGCTTCGGGGAGCAAGCAACTCATCGAAGCAGCACGGAACCCACAGAAGATTCCGGTCATCGATACGCTTCTCGACGATCACAGCGACCAGAAAACGCTCATTTTCGTCGACTGGATCCGCCAAGGCAAAGAGTTGGCGTCGGAACTCAACATACCGTTCGTGTACGGTGAAACCAGCCATGACCAGCGCGAAGAAATGTATGAGCAGTTTAGAGCGGGCGAGATTAACGCGCTTATTGTGTCTCGGGTCGGTGACGAGGGAATCGACCTGCCGGATGCTGAAATCGCTGTTCTCGCGTCAACAATGGGCTCCTCACGATCACAGACCGGGCAGAGAGCCGGTCGAACGATGCGCCCGCTCGGTGATGCAACGGTCTATATCATCCTCACGAAGGGGTCGGGCGAAGAGGATTGGGGTCGTGAAAGCACACAGTACCTCTCCGAGAAAGGTGTGGATGTCACAAAAACTAGTTGGGAAACACTCAAGACCGACGGTTAA
- a CDS encoding group I intron-associated PD-(D/E)XK endonuclease — MDLERGWRGDASEALVAADILRNGYGVAYPHGHEQKYDLVIDVGGELLRVQVKTASDYDEYRYELEISPEKYPEGTVDIFAGAIHEEGTARYVPAHEMEKTQRVNFNPPREMPSDWHREQANLPEEFSIDEALRKIREFTES, encoded by the coding sequence ATGGATTTGGAACGAGGTTGGCGGGGTGATGCGTCAGAAGCCTTAGTCGCGGCAGATATCCTTCGAAATGGGTATGGTGTAGCCTATCCCCATGGTCACGAGCAAAAATACGACTTGGTAATCGACGTTGGGGGGGAGCTATTACGAGTTCAGGTGAAAACTGCGAGCGACTATGATGAATATCGTTACGAGTTAGAAATTTCTCCAGAAAAGTACCCCGAAGGTACCGTCGATATATTTGCTGGTGCCATCCACGAAGAGGGCACAGCGAGATACGTGCCTGCTCACGAAATGGAGAAGACGCAACGTGTGAATTTCAATCCTCCTAGGGAGATGCCTAGTGATTGGCATCGTGAACAGGCGAACCTGCCCGAAGAATTCTCGATAGATGAGGCGCTCCGCAAAATTCGAGAGTTTACTGAATCTTAG
- a CDS encoding transcription initiation factor IIB family protein, with product MAIRDIYETGFDEDVQTESSANRCPECDGHVTTNVKETVCEDCGLVIEKQRIDHGPEWRAYDVDERERTGAPLTTARHDRGLSTEIGHGTDAHGNELSGQKRRRLARMRREQTRGRWRSKAERNLAHGLGEVRRLASALELSESIRDQACQLFRSAQSEDLLRGRSIEAIGAASVYGTCRCNQHPLLLEDVVDAARVESTRITNAYRTLNRELELPAPPMRPTSFVPRLISALELDHDIRRRANELAERAEGTTLANGCQPSGVAAACVYLAAQEQGALITQSTVASAAEVSVVTLRSRRDELQAI from the coding sequence ATGGCAATCAGAGACATCTACGAAACTGGCTTCGACGAAGATGTCCAAACGGAGTCAAGCGCAAACCGATGTCCCGAGTGCGACGGACACGTCACTACCAACGTGAAGGAAACGGTCTGTGAGGACTGTGGACTCGTTATCGAGAAACAACGTATCGATCACGGGCCAGAGTGGCGAGCGTACGATGTGGACGAGCGCGAGCGAACAGGCGCACCGTTAACGACGGCCCGCCACGATCGAGGCCTCTCGACCGAGATCGGCCACGGAACCGATGCGCACGGGAACGAACTCTCAGGCCAGAAACGCCGACGGCTGGCCCGGATGCGACGTGAGCAGACCCGTGGTCGCTGGCGGTCCAAAGCGGAACGGAATCTTGCACACGGGTTGGGCGAGGTACGCCGGCTGGCAAGTGCGCTCGAGCTCTCCGAATCGATTCGTGACCAGGCGTGCCAGCTCTTCCGGAGCGCCCAGAGCGAGGATCTACTTCGAGGCAGATCCATCGAGGCCATCGGCGCAGCGAGTGTTTACGGTACCTGCCGGTGTAACCAACACCCGCTCCTCCTCGAGGATGTCGTCGACGCCGCCCGAGTCGAGTCCACTCGTATCACCAACGCCTACCGAACACTGAATCGCGAATTGGAGCTTCCGGCACCACCAATGCGCCCGACATCGTTCGTTCCGCGGCTGATCTCGGCGCTGGAGTTAGACCACGACATTCGCCGACGCGCGAACGAACTCGCAGAACGCGCCGAGGGGACAACCCTCGCGAACGGCTGTCAGCCATCGGGCGTCGCGGCCGCCTGTGTCTATCTGGCTGCCCAAGAGCAGGGCGCGCTGATTACCCAATCCACCGTCGCGTCGGCAGCAGAGGTGTCAGTCGTGACGCTCCGAAGCCGGCGAGACGAACTCCAAGCGATCTGA
- a CDS encoding RNA-guided endonuclease TnpB family protein, with the protein MDDALRRTVRIKLDVPRECRGDLHQTKTQFLHCANRTSEWAWRYDDDCITSKSRAEEALYDELREETELTANLVQKGIRRAIAAVRAGVEKLTQGEKTSQPIFDSWSIVYDKRSATFNDDHATLSTPNGRVTAEYVLPPENERENTPFGRYYESDSWNASSATLQYDEDEDTFYLHVTLKRSDYRSDGTERQESQSGDDSPENGVVLGVDLNVTGAFAVTSTGEFIGSADLLTHKRNQYEQRRAKLQQTGTRSAHLTIQSIGSQFSEWTVDWLHNRANDLIEEARDAKVDGIIFEDLTHIRERIANGSKFQQWAYAKFVELVEYKVESTELFVDFVNPAYTSQRCSYCGCTHEDNRDDKQFECQSCGYEVNADYNAAKNIANRYCKYIHRGQKSRGGWATSQLALKSGTLNVNGEYTPSAVRR; encoded by the coding sequence ATGGACGACGCGCTACGACGCACGGTACGAATCAAACTTGACGTACCCAGAGAATGTCGTGGCGATCTCCATCAGACCAAGACCCAATTCCTCCACTGTGCTAACCGAACGAGCGAGTGGGCCTGGCGGTACGACGACGACTGTATCACCAGCAAGAGCAGAGCTGAAGAGGCCCTGTATGACGAGTTACGGGAGGAAACCGAACTCACCGCTAATCTCGTTCAGAAAGGTATTCGTCGTGCTATCGCAGCCGTCAGGGCCGGCGTCGAGAAATTGACGCAAGGTGAGAAGACCAGCCAACCCATATTCGACTCGTGGAGCATCGTGTACGACAAACGCTCCGCGACGTTCAACGACGACCACGCTACCCTCTCGACGCCGAATGGCAGAGTCACCGCCGAATACGTGCTTCCACCCGAAAATGAGCGAGAGAACACACCGTTCGGACGGTACTACGAGAGTGACAGCTGGAATGCGTCGAGTGCCACGCTCCAGTACGACGAGGATGAGGACACGTTCTACCTACACGTCACGCTGAAAAGGTCCGACTACAGAAGTGACGGAACGGAACGCCAGGAAAGCCAGTCAGGTGATGATAGCCCTGAGAACGGAGTGGTTCTCGGCGTGGACTTGAACGTGACTGGCGCGTTCGCCGTCACCTCCACAGGCGAGTTCATCGGCAGTGCAGACCTCCTCACCCACAAGCGCAATCAGTACGAGCAACGCCGCGCCAAACTACAACAGACGGGTACACGGTCGGCTCACCTCACGATCCAGTCCATTGGTAGTCAGTTCAGCGAGTGGACAGTAGACTGGCTCCACAACCGCGCCAACGACCTCATCGAAGAAGCCCGTGACGCGAAGGTAGACGGGATTATTTTCGAGGATCTTACTCATATCCGCGAGCGTATTGCGAACGGCAGCAAGTTCCAGCAGTGGGCCTACGCGAAGTTCGTGGAACTCGTTGAGTACAAGGTCGAGTCCACTGAGTTGTTCGTGGACTTCGTGAATCCAGCGTACACGAGCCAGCGTTGCTCATATTGTGGGTGTACCCACGAGGATAATCGCGACGACAAGCAGTTCGAGTGCCAGTCATGTGGGTATGAGGTGAACGCGGATTACAACGCGGCCAAGAACATTGCAAACCGATACTGCAAGTATATCCATCGCGGGCAGAAGTCTCGCGGTGGATGGGCCACCAGTCAACTGGCCCTGAAGTCAGGGACGCTGAACGTGAATGGTGAATACACACCTTCCGCCGTGCGCAGATAG
- a CDS encoding DUF6735 family protein translates to MGHRALVAYERTDGQYTLHYSHWGAANLKLKHRISAESPFGGDDTDSKWAKQLLAELADGLEADAVDGYLAGEDRPSTVVEPKPRATGLTLDEIVADHLDYLHHEAFFVVSTTFEVTAYRTLWFGLQYDSETVEQGETVGNGALATVRWYDGEPVGDGHLQGQFAALKDVVGDMLDKGVFTPSTARQYLKRKLAERVGDRQELLIPTGESPFEKASLNHS, encoded by the coding sequence ATGGGACACCGCGCACTCGTTGCGTATGAACGCACAGACGGACAGTACACGCTCCACTACAGTCATTGGGGCGCAGCGAACCTGAAGCTCAAACACCGAATCTCGGCTGAGTCGCCGTTCGGTGGCGACGACACCGACTCCAAGTGGGCGAAACAGCTGCTGGCGGAACTGGCCGATGGCCTCGAGGCAGATGCCGTCGACGGCTACCTCGCCGGCGAGGATCGACCGTCGACGGTCGTCGAGCCGAAGCCCCGCGCCACCGGGCTCACCCTCGACGAGATCGTCGCTGACCATCTCGACTACCTCCACCACGAGGCGTTCTTCGTGGTGTCGACGACGTTCGAGGTGACCGCCTATCGGACGCTGTGGTTCGGGCTCCAGTACGACTCGGAGACGGTCGAACAGGGAGAGACGGTCGGGAACGGCGCGCTCGCGACGGTGCGCTGGTACGACGGCGAACCGGTCGGCGACGGCCACCTGCAGGGCCAGTTCGCGGCCCTCAAAGACGTCGTCGGCGATATGCTCGACAAGGGCGTCTTCACGCCGTCGACGGCGAGACAGTACCTGAAACGGAAGCTGGCCGAGCGAGTTGGAGACCGACAGGAGCTGCTCATTCCGACCGGAGAGTCACCCTTCGAGAAGGCGAGCCTGAACCACTCCTAG